A single Xylanimonas cellulosilytica DSM 15894 DNA region contains:
- a CDS encoding YcxB family protein: MMLEYPLTTDDYVAFNEHFARTSAAIREQQAQVRLLGAVAPLVLGPLLFGLAFHDWIGGLVVGIISAAVMWFCFPQLGTTLSTWSLRKIVANGGAGPVGLVHLSLGDAGITEEVSGTTTSAAWGAIDRVSESDEHYFVFTAPAVAMIVPKRTAGAAEVIAAVRARAAAAAR, translated from the coding sequence ATGATGCTGGAGTACCCGCTGACCACCGACGACTATGTGGCGTTCAACGAGCACTTCGCGAGGACGTCGGCCGCGATCCGTGAGCAGCAGGCTCAGGTTCGGCTGCTCGGGGCGGTTGCACCCCTGGTCCTCGGGCCGCTCCTCTTCGGCCTTGCCTTCCACGACTGGATCGGCGGCCTCGTCGTCGGGATCATCTCCGCCGCCGTGATGTGGTTCTGCTTCCCGCAGCTCGGCACGACGCTCAGCACCTGGAGCCTCCGCAAGATCGTGGCCAACGGCGGCGCTGGACCGGTCGGCCTCGTCCACCTGAGCCTCGGGGACGCCGGCATCACCGAGGAGGTGTCGGGGACGACGACCTCGGCCGCCTGGGGTGCCATCGACCGCGTCTCCGAGTCCGACGAGCACTACTTCGTGTTCACCGCGCCGGCCGTCGCAATGATCGTCCCGAAGCGCACAGCCGGTGCAGCCGAGGTCATCGCTGCCGTGCGCGCCCGGGCCGCAGCGGCCGCGCGGTGA
- a CDS encoding TetR/AcrR family transcriptional regulator → MSAAGGKGTAHGDTNATTSCYSSRVQDMAEEGSAREPARRPGGRTARVRRRVLEAAAELIARDGIGGMRYDQVAELAGVNRTSVYRNWPDRTVLVADALATVGADAAPLHDSGDLEADLVDYLEALAAATASLQGRALLNVVASARENPELRAAVDKVFDRRLATLQDRLQAAVDRGELPAIDFSLLGEMLAGPVQLFVNRGARPFTRADAQRVSSIVLAGVRATAAHGDAPVDDDRDVEEVRRAGPP, encoded by the coding sequence ATGAGCGCCGCCGGGGGCAAGGGTACTGCCCACGGCGACACTAACGCAACAACAAGTTGCTATAGTTCTCGGGTGCAGGACATGGCCGAGGAAGGAAGTGCGCGGGAACCGGCCCGCCGCCCGGGCGGGCGCACGGCCCGGGTGCGGCGACGGGTCCTCGAGGCGGCCGCCGAGCTGATCGCCCGCGACGGGATCGGCGGCATGCGCTACGACCAGGTTGCTGAGCTTGCCGGGGTCAACAGGACCAGCGTCTACCGCAACTGGCCCGACCGCACGGTGCTGGTCGCCGATGCGCTCGCCACCGTCGGCGCCGACGCCGCACCCCTGCACGACTCGGGCGACCTCGAGGCCGACCTGGTCGACTACCTCGAAGCGCTCGCTGCCGCGACGGCAAGCCTGCAGGGACGGGCGCTGCTGAACGTGGTCGCCTCGGCTCGAGAGAACCCCGAGCTGCGGGCCGCCGTCGACAAGGTCTTCGATCGACGGCTGGCGACCCTGCAAGACCGCCTGCAGGCCGCGGTCGATCGCGGCGAGCTCCCCGCGATCGACTTCTCCCTGCTCGGCGAGATGCTCGCCGGACCCGTCCAGCTCTTCGTCAACCGCGGTGCCCGCCCGTTCACCCGAGCCGACGCGCAGCGGGTGAGCTCGATCGTGCTCGCGGGAGTGCGCGCCACCGCTGCCCACGGGGATGCCCCGGTCGACGACGATCGTGATGTCGAGGAAGTCCGGCGCGCCGGACCACCCTGA
- a CDS encoding hemolysin family protein, with amino-acid sequence MTWVLSLLLGVVVILAITALTGYFVAQEFAYMAVDRSRLAARAALGDAAARRALAVTRRTSFMLSGAQLGITVTGLLVGYVAEPLVGAALGAGLDGAGVPAAVGVGIGTVAALALSTVVQMVFGELFPKNLAIARPEGVALWLARSTTVYLAAFGWLVRVFDSASNALLRLLRIEPVHDLEHSATARDLEHIVARSRESGDLPPDLSNLLDRILDFPRQDVEHAMIPRSRVDTVEPDLTVGEVKALMARSHSRFPVVARDDAVGVVHMTDLLSGDVPDDALVTTVARPALVLPTAMTLPNALRELSTSRNEMACVVDEYGGFAGVLTLEDLAEELVGEITDEHDDPQSPLLVTDDDGVWVMAGDVHLDEVARAVGHDLPETEHETIGGLAVATHGSLLDVGESVDIDLPDDPADLAGTAPPPDRVLHVQVLEIARHVPAQVRVTVEERPRGTKPHDTYSEETDR; translated from the coding sequence ATGACCTGGGTGCTCTCCCTTCTGCTCGGCGTCGTGGTCATCCTGGCCATCACCGCACTCACCGGCTACTTCGTGGCCCAAGAGTTCGCCTACATGGCGGTGGACCGCTCCCGCCTCGCAGCCCGCGCCGCGTTGGGCGACGCCGCCGCCCGACGCGCGCTGGCGGTCACACGACGCACCTCCTTCATGCTCTCGGGCGCACAGCTCGGCATCACCGTGACCGGACTGCTGGTCGGCTATGTCGCCGAGCCGCTGGTCGGCGCCGCCCTCGGCGCCGGGTTGGACGGCGCCGGCGTGCCCGCCGCGGTGGGGGTCGGGATCGGTACCGTCGCCGCACTCGCGCTGTCGACGGTGGTGCAGATGGTGTTCGGCGAGCTGTTCCCGAAGAACCTCGCCATCGCCCGCCCCGAGGGCGTCGCGCTGTGGCTGGCACGCTCCACCACCGTCTATCTGGCCGCGTTCGGCTGGCTCGTGCGGGTCTTCGACTCCGCTTCCAACGCCCTGCTGCGGCTGCTGCGCATCGAGCCGGTGCACGATCTCGAGCACTCGGCCACCGCACGCGACCTGGAGCACATCGTGGCGCGCTCGCGCGAGAGCGGGGACCTGCCCCCAGACCTCTCCAACCTGCTGGACCGCATCCTGGACTTCCCCCGCCAGGACGTCGAGCACGCCATGATCCCCCGCTCCCGGGTGGACACCGTGGAGCCGGACCTGACGGTCGGCGAGGTCAAGGCACTCATGGCACGCAGCCACTCCCGGTTCCCCGTGGTGGCCCGGGACGACGCGGTCGGCGTCGTGCACATGACCGACCTGCTCTCCGGCGACGTGCCCGACGACGCCCTGGTCACCACCGTCGCACGCCCGGCCCTGGTGCTCCCGACCGCCATGACCCTGCCCAACGCGCTGCGCGAACTGTCCACCAGCCGCAACGAGATGGCATGCGTGGTCGACGAGTACGGCGGCTTCGCAGGCGTACTGACGCTGGAGGACCTGGCCGAGGAGCTGGTCGGGGAGATCACCGACGAGCACGACGATCCCCAGTCGCCGTTGCTGGTGACCGACGACGACGGCGTCTGGGTCATGGCCGGTGACGTGCACCTGGACGAGGTAGCGCGTGCCGTCGGACACGACCTGCCTGAGACCGAGCACGAAACCATCGGCGGCCTGGCGGTCGCGACGCACGGTTCTCTCCTGGACGTGGGCGAGTCGGTGGACATCGACCTGCCGGACGACCCGGCCGATCTGGCCGGCACGGCACCGCCTCCGGACCGGGTGCTGCACGTGCAGGTCCTGGAGATCGCGCGGCACGTACCGGCCCAGGTACGCGTCACCGTCGAGGAACGCCCACGCGGTACGAAGCCGCACGACACCTACTCCGAGGAGACCGACCGATGA
- a CDS encoding CNNM domain-containing protein: protein MSAPVVVVATVLIIAASAFFVAIEFAVLAAKRHRLEDAAASSRSARAALRSSNELTVLLAGSQLGITIATLALGAITKPAVHHWITPVLETLGAPHWVAEVAGFVLALIIVTFLHLVVGEMAPKSWAIAHPETSATLLALPMRGFMWLTRPALIALNQAANWCLRKVGVEPTGQVASGRNPEDLSHLVEHSANVGALDAVYSDQLSGALDLRRLTVTDLLAGHAPLVAVPGAATAADVRAVADQCGHLRILVQDDDGNPTRVVHVRDVILEPDDRPIADFARPAYTLDPGTPLHTALASMRETRHHLAVVSTQDGHGVVTLADVLTRLFPRSIATVRTLG, encoded by the coding sequence ATGAGCGCCCCCGTCGTGGTGGTTGCCACCGTACTGATCATCGCCGCCAGTGCCTTCTTCGTCGCGATCGAGTTCGCCGTGCTGGCAGCCAAGCGGCACCGCCTGGAGGACGCCGCAGCATCCAGCCGATCGGCGCGTGCCGCGCTGCGCTCCTCGAACGAGCTGACCGTGCTGCTGGCCGGGTCACAGCTCGGCATCACCATCGCCACCCTGGCCCTGGGCGCCATCACCAAGCCCGCGGTGCATCACTGGATCACACCAGTCCTGGAGACCTTGGGCGCGCCGCACTGGGTGGCTGAGGTCGCCGGGTTCGTCCTAGCGCTCATCATCGTCACGTTCCTGCACCTCGTGGTCGGTGAGATGGCACCCAAGTCGTGGGCCATAGCCCACCCCGAGACCTCAGCCACCCTCCTTGCGCTGCCGATGCGGGGCTTCATGTGGCTGACCCGGCCGGCGCTGATCGCACTGAACCAGGCCGCGAACTGGTGCCTGCGCAAGGTCGGTGTGGAGCCCACCGGACAGGTCGCCTCCGGGCGCAACCCGGAGGACCTGAGCCACCTGGTGGAGCACTCGGCGAACGTCGGCGCGCTGGACGCCGTGTACTCCGACCAGCTCTCTGGAGCCCTCGACCTACGCCGCCTCACGGTCACCGACCTCCTCGCAGGGCACGCTCCGCTCGTCGCCGTGCCGGGCGCAGCCACCGCCGCCGACGTGCGTGCGGTCGCCGACCAGTGCGGACACCTGCGCATCCTGGTCCAGGACGATGACGGCAACCCGACCCGCGTCGTGCACGTGCGCGACGTGATCCTGGAACCCGACGACCGACCCATCGCAGATTTCGCCAGGCCCGCCTACACCCTGGATCCAGGCACGCCGCTGCACACGGCCCTGGCCTCGATGCGCGAGACGCGCCATCACCTCGCCGTCGTGTCCACCCAGGACGGCCATGGTGTGGTCACCTTGGCGGACGTTCTCACCCGTCTCTTCCCGCGCTCCATCGCGACCGTCCGAACCCTCGGGTAG
- a CDS encoding carbohydrate ABC transporter permease: MTTATLPPKQVQAALPRVRRDRSSRLSHKVFVYLGVAAIVVYCLAPFYWMIVSSLRRGSDIFDKSAWPSPVSFENYLAVFDTSRGFGQAIVNSVIVAGTTTVLALFVAIITSYALARLHFRAKRLVLTVIVATSMFPLVAIIVPLLKLFTAWGWINTYQSMIVPGLSFALPLAVWNLTSFFKQMPAELEQAAMIDGCSRGQAFRLVILPLAAPGVFTTAIIVFVSAWNEFLIALTMVNKASMQTAPVAISKFVGATQFEQPFGSQMAAGVVVTIPLVILVLLFQRRIVAGLASGGVKS; encoded by the coding sequence ATGACCACCGCAACGTTGCCCCCGAAGCAGGTGCAGGCGGCGCTGCCCCGGGTACGCCGCGACCGCAGCTCCCGGCTCTCGCACAAGGTCTTCGTCTACCTGGGCGTCGCAGCGATCGTCGTGTACTGCCTCGCGCCGTTCTACTGGATGATCGTGTCCAGCCTGCGCCGGGGCTCGGACATCTTCGACAAGTCGGCCTGGCCCAGCCCGGTGTCCTTCGAGAACTACCTCGCGGTGTTCGACACGTCCCGCGGGTTCGGCCAAGCCATCGTCAACAGCGTGATCGTCGCCGGGACGACCACCGTGCTCGCCCTGTTCGTGGCCATCATCACCTCCTACGCGCTGGCCCGGCTGCACTTCCGGGCCAAGCGCCTGGTGCTGACGGTCATCGTGGCGACGTCCATGTTCCCCCTGGTCGCGATCATCGTCCCGCTGCTCAAGCTGTTCACCGCATGGGGCTGGATCAACACCTACCAGTCGATGATCGTCCCCGGCCTGTCCTTCGCACTCCCGCTCGCGGTGTGGAACCTCACCAGCTTCTTCAAGCAGATGCCGGCCGAGCTCGAGCAGGCCGCGATGATCGACGGCTGCAGCCGCGGTCAAGCCTTCCGGCTGGTCATCCTGCCGCTGGCCGCACCAGGGGTGTTCACCACCGCCATCATCGTGTTCGTCTCGGCCTGGAACGAGTTCCTCATCGCCCTGACCATGGTCAACAAGGCATCCATGCAGACAGCGCCGGTAGCCATCTCCAAGTTCGTCGGCGCCACCCAGTTCGAGCAGCCGTTCGGCAGCCAGATGGCCGCCGGGGTGGTCGTGACCATTCCGCTGGTGATCCTCGTGCTGCTGTTCCAGCGGCGCATCGTCGCCGGCCTCGCCAGCGGTGGCGTCAAGTCGTAG
- a CDS encoding carbohydrate ABC transporter permease → MATPTLTSGSAIGTAVRRASSRAQAESRLAMWLVSPTVLVIGIVVAWPTLVAARQSLFGAPGFNAETGFFETTEPFVGLGNYAAIFTDAGTRFWTAFWNTTFFTVTTVLIETVLGVAMALIMHKAFKGRAFLRASILVPWAIPTAVSALMWRWIFNVDGIANAILPGTVLWSAEGFQAKLAIIIADTWKTAPFVGLLVLAGLQVIPDEVYEAAKIDGANAWRRFRTMTLPLVKPALLIAVLFRMLDALRMFDLPYILIGPRKSSVETLSMLVHDEASNLRFGSASAYALVLFVYVFAIAFAFVGVLGADVMGDSGGRTRRRRRAPAVPPSTEKVS, encoded by the coding sequence GTGGCCACTCCAACACTCACTTCTGGCTCGGCGATCGGCACCGCCGTCCGGCGAGCCAGCAGCCGGGCGCAGGCCGAGTCGCGTCTGGCGATGTGGCTGGTCTCGCCCACCGTTCTGGTCATCGGCATCGTGGTCGCCTGGCCCACCCTGGTCGCGGCACGCCAGTCGCTCTTCGGTGCGCCGGGCTTCAACGCCGAGACCGGCTTCTTCGAGACGACCGAACCGTTCGTAGGCCTCGGCAACTACGCGGCGATCTTCACCGACGCCGGTACACGGTTCTGGACCGCGTTCTGGAACACGACCTTCTTCACCGTCACCACCGTGCTGATCGAGACCGTGCTCGGCGTGGCGATGGCGCTGATCATGCACAAGGCGTTCAAGGGTCGCGCGTTCCTGCGCGCCTCGATCCTGGTGCCGTGGGCGATCCCCACCGCAGTCTCCGCACTGATGTGGCGATGGATCTTCAACGTCGACGGCATCGCGAACGCGATCCTGCCCGGGACCGTGCTGTGGAGCGCCGAGGGCTTCCAGGCCAAGCTCGCGATCATCATCGCCGACACCTGGAAGACCGCGCCGTTCGTCGGGCTGCTGGTGCTGGCCGGTCTGCAGGTGATCCCCGACGAGGTCTACGAGGCGGCCAAGATCGACGGGGCCAACGCCTGGCGCCGGTTCCGGACGATGACCTTGCCGCTGGTCAAGCCCGCCCTGCTGATCGCCGTGCTGTTCCGGATGCTCGACGCCCTGCGCATGTTCGACCTGCCCTACATCCTCATCGGCCCGCGCAAGTCGTCGGTCGAGACCCTGTCGATGCTGGTCCATGACGAGGCGTCCAACCTGCGGTTCGGCTCGGCCTCCGCCTACGCCCTGGTGCTCTTCGTCTACGTCTTCGCGATCGCCTTCGCGTTCGTCGGTGTGCTGGGTGCGGACGTGATGGGTGACAGCGGAGGCCGCACCCGCAGACGACGTCGTGCACCAGCAGTTCCACCATCGACGGAGAAGGTGTCATGA